One window from the genome of Salvia splendens isolate huo1 chromosome 9, SspV2, whole genome shotgun sequence encodes:
- the LOC121747913 gene encoding 14-3-3-like protein has product MSPAESSREENVYMAKLAEQAERYEEMVEFMEKVAKAVDSDELTVEERNLLSVAYKNVIGARRASWRIISSIEQKEESRGNDDHVSIIKEYRGKIEAELSKICDGILGLLETHLIPSASSAESKVFYLKMKGDYHRYLAEFKTGAERKEAAENTLLAYKSAQDIALAELAPTHPIRLGLALNFSVFYYEILNSPDRACNLAKQAFDEAISELDTLGEESYKDSTLIMQLLRDNLTLWTSDVADEAGDEIKETTKG; this is encoded by the exons atgTCACCAGCTGAGTCATCCCGCGAGGAAAATGTTTACATGGCCAAGTTGGCTGAACAGGCTGAACGTTATGAGGAAATGGTTGAGTTTATGGAAAAGGTGGCAAAGGCTGTCGATAGTGATGAGCTGACTGTGGAGGAAAGGAATCTCCTCTCAGTGGCATACAAGAACGTGATTGGTGCTCGGAGGGCTTCATGGAGGATCATATCTTCCATTGAACAGAAGGAAGAGAGTCGTGGTAATGATGATCATGTTAGCATTATTAAAGAATACCGTGGTAAGATTGAGGCAGAACTAAGTAAGATATGTGATGGGATTTTGGGGCTCCTTGAGACCCATCTCATTCCATCTGCCTCTTCTGCGGAATCAAAGGTGTTTTACTTGAAGATGAAGGGTGATTATCATCGGTACTTGGCTGAATTTAAGACTGGGGCTGAAAGGAAAGAAGCAGCTGAGAACACTCTGCTTGCTTACAAGTCAGCGCAG GATATTGCACTTGCAGAGTTGGCTCCTACTCACCCTATAAGACTGGGACTTGCTCTGAATTTCTCTGTTTTCTATTATGAAATCCTCAACTCTCCTGATCGTGCTTGCAACCTTGCAAAGCAG GCTTTCGATGAAGCTATTTCTGAGCTAGATACTCTGGGTGAGGAATCATACAAGGATAGCACATTGATCATGCAACTTCTTCGAGACAATTTGACTCTTTGGACGTCTGATGTAGCG gACGAAGCAGGGGATGAGATTAAGGAAACTACGAAAGGTTAA
- the LOC121747643 gene encoding T-complex protein 1 subunit zeta 1-like, producing MSLKVLNPNAEVLNKSHALHMNINAAKGLQDVLKSNLGPKGTIKMLVGGAGDIKLTKDGNTLLKEMQIQSPTAIMIARTAVAQDETSGDGTTSTVIFIGELMKQSERYIDEGMHPRVLVDGFEIAKRATLQFLEKFKTPVVMGAEPDKEILKMVARTALRTKLYEALADQLTDIVVNAVLCIRKPEEHIDLFMVEIMHMRHKFDVDTRLVEGLVLDHGSRHPDMKRRAENCYILTCNVSLEYEKSEVNAGFFYSSAEQREAMVAAERRSVDERVQKIIDLKNKVCPDDNSNFVVINQKGIDPPSLDILARAGIIALRRAKRRNMERLVLACGGEAVNSVDDLTPDCLGWAGVVYEHVLGEEKYTFVENVKNPNSCTILIKGPNDHTIAQIKDAVRDGLRAVKNTIEDEAVVLGAGAFEVAARQYLVNEVKKTVKGRAQLGVEAFADALLVVPKILAENSGLDTQDVIIDLTGEHDKGNVVGLNLQTGEPIDPQMEGIFDNYIVKRQLINSGPVIASQLLLVDEVIRAGRNMRKPT from the exons ATGTCGCTGAAGGTGCTGAATCCTAACGCTGAGGTGCTGAACAAGTCTCATGCGCTGCATATGAACATCAATGCCGCAAAGGGCCTCCAGGATGTGCTCAAATCTAATCTCGGCCCAAAGGGAACTATTAAAAT GCTTGTTGGTGGCGCTGGCGATATCAAGCTCACTAAGGATGGAAACACTCTGTTGAAGGAAATG CAAATACAAAGCCCTACAGCCATTATGATTGCTCGGACTGCTGTTGCTCAAGATGAAACCAGTGGAGATGGTACCACTTCTACTGTCATCTTTATTGGTGAGCTCATGAAGCAATCAGAGCGGTACATAGACGAAG GAATGCATCCACGTGTTCTGGTTGATGGATTTGAAATAGCTAAAAGAGCAACACTCCAATTTCTCGAAAAGTTTAAGACTCCTGTAGTGATGGGTGCTGAACCTGATAAAGAGATACTGAAGATGGTGGCAAGAACAGCACTAAGGACTAAG TTGTACGAGGCATTGGCAGACCAACTAACTGATATTGTCGTAAATGCT GTCCTCTGCATCCGCAAGCCTGAAGAGCATATTGATCTTTTTATGGTTGAGATAATGCACATGCGCCACAAGTTTGATGTTGACACTCGTTTG GTTGAGGGTCTAGTTCTTGACCATGGTTCAAGGCATCCAGATATGAAACGCCGAGCAGAGAATTGTTATATCTTGACTTGCAATGTGTCACTAGAGTATGAGAAGAG TGAAGTAAATGCAGGATTCTTTTACTCGAGTGCTGAACAAAGAGAGGCAATGGTTGCTGCAGAAAGACGATCTGTTGATGAGAGGGTCCAGaaaataattgatttaaaaaataag GTGTGTCCTGATGATAACAGCAATTTTGTTGTCATTAATCAGAAAGGAATTGATCCTCCATCATTAGATATTCTTGCGCGAGCTGGA ATAATTGCCCTGCGAAGGGCTAAAAGGAGAAACATGGAGAGATTGGTTTTGGCTTGTGGAGGAGAGGCTGTCAACTCAGTTGATGATTTAACCCCTGATTGCCTTGGTTGGGCTGGTGTGGTGTATGAGCATGTACTTGGAGAAGAAAAGTATACGTTTGTGGAAAATGTCAAAAATCCTAACTCTTGTACAATTCTCATTAAAG GGCCAAATGATCACACGATTGCTCAAATTAAGGATGCTGTTCGTGATGGTCTGAGGGCAGTGAAAAACACTATTGAAGATGAAGCTGTTGTACTG GGTGCTGGGGCTTTCGAGGTGGCAGCCAGACAATACCTGGTTAATGAAGTCAAGAAAACTGTTAAAGGA CGTGCCCAACTTGGCGTGGAAGCCTTTGCTGATGCGCTTCTTGTGGTTCCAAAGATACTTGCTGAAAACTCTGGCCTTGACACCCAGGATGTTATCATTGACCTTACG GGAGAACACGACAAGGGTAATGTGGTTGGACTAAATCTTCAAACTGGAGAGCCTATTGACCCTCAAATGGAGGGTATCTTTGACAATTACATTGTCAAGCGTCAGCTTATAAACTCTGG CCCCGTGATTGCATCTCAGCTGCTACTCGTAGATGAGGTTATTCGTGCTGGCCGTAACATGCGGAAACCAACCTAA
- the LOC121747642 gene encoding NADPH-dependent diflavin oxidoreductase 1-like encodes MCLTEMKRENQLLILYASQTGNAMDAAERFGREAERRGCPSISVLSMDEFHPSELPNKEAVILVVSTTGQGENPDSMKGFWRFLLQKNLTEDWLKGVNYAVFGLGDSSYQKYNFVAKKLDKRLSSLGASPIIERGLGDDQHPSGYEGALDPWMSSLWSILYQRNPRLLPNAINPDDTLMDQPKVQVIYHDTEEGLSPMTTNADFNYLEMLLEKAHSMNPAKYSGKSRPDCFLKLTKNYQLSRVESGKDVRHFEFEAVSCPINYDVGDILEFLPGQSPEALDAFMQRCNLNPESYITVQARDNENRGFRKPSTPVKLKSFIELTMDVASASPRRYFFEVMSFFATAEHEKERLQYFSSPEGRDDLYQYNQKERRTVLEVLEDFPSVQMPFEWLVQLVPPLKTRAFSISSSNSAHPNQVHLTISVVSWTTTYKRKRVGLCSSWLAGLDPNQRVLIPAWISKGCLPPPPPSLPLILVGPGTGCAPFHGFVEERAIQSKSVTTAPVVFFFGCRNEKDDFLYRDFWLSHLQKNGVLSEEKGGGFYVAFSREQPHKVYVQHKMREQSSKIWSLLSQGAAVYVAGSANKMPADVLSALEEIFSNETGVPREAASTWIRKLERAGKYHVEAWS; translated from the exons ATGTGCTTGACGGAGATGAAGCGTGAAAATCAGCTGCTGATATTGTATGCTTCACAGACAGGAAATGCAATGGATGCTGCTGAGCGGTTTGGCCGCGAAGCTGAGCGTCGTGGCTGCCCTTCCATCTCTGTCCTCTCCATGGACGAGTTTCATCCC AGCGAATTGCCGAACAAGGAAGCCGTCATTTTGGTGGTGTCGACCACAGGTCAGGGGGAAAATCCAGATTCGATGAAG GGGTTTTGGAGATTTTTATTGCAAAAGAATTTGACAGAAGACTGGCTTAAAGGGGTTAATTATGCTGTGTTTGGACTGGGCGATTCAAGCTACCAAAAGTATAAT TTTGTAGCAAAGAAACTGGACAAACGGCTTTCAAGTCTTGGTGCATCACCGATTATTGAAAGAGGCCTGGGAGATGATCAGCATCCTTCAGG GTATGAAGGGGCTCTAGATCCATGGATGTCCTCCTTGTGGAGTATATTGTATCAAAGAAATCCTAGGTTGCTTCCAAATGCTATAAATCCTGACGATACTTTGATGGATCAACCTAAAGTGCAAGTTATATATCATGACACTGAAGAAGGGCTGTCACCTATGACAACCAACGCAG ATTTTAACTATCTGGAGATGCTACTTGAGAAAGCCCACTCAATGAATCCTGCAAAATATTCTGGAAAAAGCAGGCCTGATTGCTTCCTCAAACTG ACCAAGAATTATCAATTAAGTCGAGTGGAAAGCGGGAAGGATGTACGTCACTTTGAGTTTGAAGCTGTTTCATGT CCAATCAATTACGATGTAGGCGACATTCTTGAGTTTCTTCCAGGCCAAAGTCCTGAAGCACTTGATGCCTTTATGCAACGGTGTAATTTGAACCCTGAATCATACATAACT GTTCAAGCTAGAGATAATGAGAACCGTGGTTTTCGGAAACCTTCTACCCCTGTGAAGTTGAAATCCTTCATTGAGTTGACAATGGATGTTGCATCAGCTTCCCCTAGGCGATATTTTTTTGAG GTCATGAGTTTCTTTGCCACTGCTGAGCATGAAAAGGAAAGGCTTCAATATTTCTCCTCACCTGAAGGAAGAGATGATTTATACCAGTACAATCAGAAGGAACGGAGAACTGTCCTTGAG GTGCTGGAGGATTTTCCTTCTGTGCAGATGCCCTTTGAATGGTTGGTACAGCTGGTTCCTCCACTAAAAACAAGGGCCTTTTCCATCTCTTCATCTAATTCAGCCCATCCAAATCAGGTCCATTTAACTATAAGCGTAGTGTCATGGACAACAACTTACAAGAGGAAACGCGTGGGTCTTTGCTCATCATGGCTTGCGGGTCTTGATCCCAATCAGA GAGTCCTTATACCAGCATGGATTAGCAAAGGCTGTCTTCCTCCGCCACCACCATCACTTCCTCTGATTCTTGTTGGACCTGGAACTGGATGCGCGCCTTTCCATGGGTTTGTGGAGGAACGTGCAATTCAGAGTAAAAGTGTTACAACTGCTCCGGTTGTCTTCTTCTTTGGGTGTAGAAACGAGAAGGACGATTTCCTGTACAGGGATTTTTGGCTGTCACATTTGCAGAAGAATGGAGTGCTTTCTGAAGAGAAAGGTGGAGGATTCTATGTTGCCTTTTCGAGGGAACAGCCGCATAAAGTGTATGTACAACACAAAATGAGGGAGCAAAGTAGTAAAATATGGAGTTTGCTAAGTCAGGGCGCTGCTGTTTATGTTGCTGgatctgcaaataaaatgcCTGCTGATGTATTGTCAGCATTGGAGGAAATTTTTTCGAATGAAACCGGGGTTCCAAGAGAAGCTGCATCAACATGGATTAGGAAACTGGAAAGGGCTGGCAAGTATCATGTCGAGGCTTGGTCTTGA
- the LOC121748175 gene encoding IST1-like protein, with protein sequence MGKQLNALLGRSSNASKKLRTVANIAVSRIVILRNLHSVRCSQARSDVIQLLHQQPHQHHALVRVEQVIKEQNSLDALVMIEMCCHILKESTEIITNSRECPDEVKEAVSSLIFAASRTGEFPELQEIRRIFTSKYGKDFAYSAVELRNGCRVYPKLVEGLSTERASMETRQNQLKQIAKENGITLELSRNIDLQEESKDLKDIPMKDDYDEVAPAARDAIDSDGAVAAGDAFGSDDDGSNAMCGSDDEEIIENLNVYNVQKNAEMSEDKVFDAQVNGKTILHDTP encoded by the exons ATGGGGAAACAGTTGAATGCTCTGCTGGGAAGAAGCTCCAACGCCTCGAAGAAGCTAAGGACGGTGGCAAATATCGCAGTCTCTAGAATCGTCATTCTCAGAAACCTTCACAGCGTGAGATGCAGCCAAGCAAGATCCGATGTGATTCAGCTGCTGCACCAACAACCTCATCAACACCATGCTCTCGTTCGA GTTGAGCAAGTGATCAAGGAGCAAAATTCATTGGATGCACTGGTTATGATAGAGATGTGCTGCCATATATTGAAGGAGAGCACTGAGATTATCACAAACAGCAG GGAGTGTCCGGATGAGGTGAAGGAGGCGGTATCAAGCTTGATCTTTGCTGCTTCGAGAACTGGAGAGTTCCCGGAGCTGCAAGAGATTCGCCGCATCTTCACTTCCAAATATGGCAAAGACTTTGCATATAGTGCTGTGGAATTAAGAAATGGCTGCAGAGTTTATCCCAAG TTGGTAGAGGGATTATCGACCGAGAGAGCGAGTATGGAGACCAGACAAAATCAGCTTAAGCAAATTGCAAAAGAAAATGGGATTACTCTAGAATTGAGCAGAAACATTGATCTGCAAGAAGAGAGTAAAGATTTAAAAGATATTCCCATGAAAGATGATTACGATGAGGTAGCACCAGCAGCTCGAGATGCAATCGACTCAGATGGCGCTGTTGCAGCTGGAGATGCATTCGGCTCAGATGATGATGGCTCCAATGCAATGTGCGGATCAGATGATGAAGAAATAATAGAGAATCTAAATGTATATAATGTGCAAAAGAATGCCGAAATGTCAGAGGACAAGGTTTTTGATGCACAAGTGAATGGAAAAACAATACTCCATGATACACCTTAA
- the LOC121748922 gene encoding ubiquitin receptor RAD23c-like, with protein sequence MKIFVKTLKGSHFPVEVKPEDTVADVKKSIEEVQGSGVYPAAQQMLIHQGKVLKDETTLEENKVAENSFVVIMLSKTKASSTGGTSSAPPSNNPQPASNTSQPTLPVTAAPSPAPTVAPVQSAPESSPVPVPSPAPAPSADVYGLAASNLVAGTNLESTVQEIFDMGGGSWDRDTVVRALRAAYNNPERAVEYLYSGIPEQAEIPPVAQPPAGVQPVNPSSQATQPAVPPSGPNANPLDLFPQGLPNMGSNAAGAGTLDFLRNSQQFQALRAMVQANPQILQPMLQELGKQNPQLVRLIQEHQADFLRLINEPVEGEGNILGQLAEATPQAVTVTREEREAIERLESMGFDRALVLEVFFACNKNEELAANYLLDHMHEFE encoded by the exons ATGAAGATTTTCGTGAAGACTCTGAAAGGCTCGCACTTCCCCGTCGAAGTGAAACCCGAGGACACT GTGGCAGATGTGAAAAAGAGTATTGAAGAAGTCCAGGGGTCTGGTGTCTACCCTGCTGCCCAACAGATGCTTATCCATCAAGGGAAAGTGCTCAAGGATGAGACAACTCTAGAGGAGAACAAAGTTGCAGAAAATAGTTTTGTTGTGATTATGTTGTCCAAG ACCAAGGCTTCATCAACTGGAGGAACATCATCTGCTCCACCATCAAACAAT CCACAACCTGCGAGTAATACATCTCAGCCAACGTTACCTGTAACAGCAGCTCCTTCTCCTGCACCAACTGTTGCCCC CGTGCAATCAGCTCCTGAATCTTCTCCTGTTCCAGTTCCTTCTCCTGCCCCTGCTCC CTCAGCAGATGTGTATGGTCTAGCAGCATCAAATCTTGTTGCTGGAACTAATCTGGAGTCCACTGTTCAAGAAATTTTTGACATGGGTGGAGGAAGCTGGGATAGAGATACGGTTGTTCGTGCCCTAAGGGCTGCATATAATAATCCTGAAAGAGCTGTTGAATACCTCTATTCT GGTATTCCAGAGCAAGCGGAAATTCCTCCCGTGGCACAACCTCCTGCAGGTGTGCAGCCTGTAAACCCTTCATCCCAGGCTACGCAACCAGCTGTACCTCCCAGTGGGCCCAATGCTAATCCGTTGGATCTATTTCCTCAG GGTCTTCCAAATATGGGTTCTAATGCAGCAGGTGCTGGCACATTAGATTTTCTTCGTAATAGTCAGCAG TTTCAAGCCTTACGAGCCATGGTGCAAGCAAATCCTCAAATTTTGCAG CCTATGCTCCAAGAACTTGGAAAGCAGAATCCACAGCTTGTAAGGTTGATCCAAGAACACCAGGCTGACTTCCTACGCCTAATAAATGAACCTGTTGAAGGCGAGGG AAATATACTTGGGCAACTCGCTGAAGCAACGCCACAGGCTGTGACTGTTACTCGTGAAGAGCGGGAAGCAATTGAACGT CTTGAATCAATGGGTTTTGATCGAGCCTTGGTGCTGGAAGTCTTCTTTGCATGCAACAAGAATGAAGAGCTGGCAGCGAACTACCTGCTGGATCATATGCATGAATTTGAATGA